One Gimesia aquarii DNA segment encodes these proteins:
- a CDS encoding DUF1501 domain-containing protein, whose translation MMLSFTDHHKTHGRREFLRVGGLALGGLTLPEILSAKAQAAGSGTLLKNKSVIFLFMHGGPSQIETFDPKMDAPANIRSATGEVTTKIPGVTFGGTFQKLSQLADRMSIVRSYRTGDSRHDIKPIVHKDTLDANLGSLYSRVVGANHPKNGMPTNAVLFPRAIDEKMMPAITKFGKFDSHGSMGSAYTPFVPGAGGDLQSNMRLSIPQNRLDDRKLLLSNLDRARWAADKSESFTASSHLQQQAFDVIMGGVSKAFDLSKEDPKIVARYDTAPLVKPDQIDKRWKNYERYVVNAQSLGKLLLMGRRLCEAGCSFVTITTNFVWDMHADKNNAGVAEGMDYMGVPFDHAVSAFMEDVHDRGLSDDILLVCSGEMGRTPKLNKNGGRDHWGNLSPLMLSGGGLKMGQVIGQSTRHAGEPQTEPIERKDLVTSIMHTLFDLGELRITRGVPNEIIQVASAGKIIPGLF comes from the coding sequence CAGGCTGCCGGTTCGGGGACGTTGCTGAAAAATAAATCAGTCATCTTCCTGTTTATGCATGGCGGACCAAGCCAGATCGAGACGTTTGATCCGAAGATGGATGCCCCCGCAAATATCCGCAGTGCCACTGGTGAAGTGACAACCAAAATTCCTGGTGTGACCTTTGGCGGGACTTTTCAGAAGCTGTCTCAACTGGCGGATCGAATGTCAATCGTGCGTTCTTATCGCACGGGCGACAGTCGCCATGACATCAAGCCGATTGTGCATAAAGATACGCTCGATGCAAATCTTGGTTCACTCTACTCGCGAGTGGTTGGTGCGAATCATCCCAAGAATGGAATGCCGACCAACGCAGTACTCTTCCCGCGGGCCATTGATGAGAAGATGATGCCCGCCATCACGAAGTTCGGTAAATTTGATTCACATGGTTCGATGGGCAGCGCTTATACCCCCTTCGTTCCCGGTGCAGGTGGTGACCTGCAATCGAACATGAGGCTTTCCATTCCTCAAAATCGGCTCGATGATCGTAAATTGTTATTGTCAAACCTGGATCGTGCTCGCTGGGCAGCAGACAAAAGTGAATCCTTTACCGCGTCTTCGCATCTACAGCAACAGGCCTTCGATGTGATCATGGGAGGTGTTTCCAAAGCCTTCGATTTATCTAAGGAAGATCCCAAAATCGTCGCACGTTATGATACTGCACCACTGGTCAAGCCAGATCAAATTGACAAACGCTGGAAGAATTACGAACGTTATGTCGTTAATGCGCAATCACTGGGAAAACTGTTATTAATGGGACGTCGCCTTTGCGAAGCCGGTTGTAGTTTTGTGACAATCACGACGAACTTTGTGTGGGATATGCACGCTGACAAAAATAACGCTGGCGTTGCAGAAGGCATGGACTACATGGGGGTTCCCTTCGATCATGCCGTGTCTGCTTTCATGGAAGATGTACATGACCGCGGGCTCAGTGATGACATTCTGCTGGTCTGTTCCGGGGAAATGGGGCGCACTCCGAAGTTGAACAAAAATGGCGGCCGCGATCACTGGGGTAATTTATCGCCTTTGATGCTATCAGGCGGTGGTTTAAAGATGGGGCAGGTCATCGGCCAGTCCACGCGTCATGCCGGTGAACCACAGACTGAGCCCATCGAACGTAAAGATCTCGTCACGAGTATCATGCATACTCTGTTCGATCTGGGTGAACTTCGCATTACCCGTGGCGTGCCAAATGAAATCATCCAGGTTGCCTCGGCTGGTAAGATCATTCCAGGACTCTTTTAA
- a CDS encoding M56 family metallopeptidase: MNHGLFLTTGDDFSLFGFTDGMASFLLIGLSIKCFVLLMATLVIAHLMKTRSAAVLHRLWTLAFCGCLVIPIITVFSPSWSLAILPRSWGAQLNYDGTATSSNTANSNRIVNPTSGDTTVLSDEPMNPHNFQIPHAAPTPSEWEPVRPQEAVISTELQNKNRPTTVNESGTFVISWNLVMILVWVSGIFFCLLRTAWFQWLLARTLRRSTLVDKQEWARAAADAAQSLGFHRSIELRRLDVTQSPMVTGIFRTIVLLPKDAVLWNSARCRLVLLHELAHAKRHDILTQSIAGVVCTLFWFNPICWIGLLQMRKLQELACDDLVLASGQRPTDYADVLLDVARSYQHQNQNYTTAIGMSHRAHVEHRILALLDLARSHISLSPKAARRLLVAAMVVVAIIGSMRLRSQDEPSQNPLVVDNETSTEVAEIPKVEPDNSKSAVDKAAPQESTNDETRTMTISIRDENGKPLKGAKLHRSLWYLDDYKGERSPNSDHVTSSDGLVTLKIPRRLHILRLWASKPGYVSEFVNFAQGTHDQGKRIPEQFKFQLARGTKLSGTVVDKNNQPIPNVVVDVKVTSPEPLWTVNPKSIISSYLTDNDSKQTTVITNKMGKWSIKNAPAKPAGEDYQFRLKFTHQDYISDSEWGELQDQQKLTTPLLRDGSGKIVLSPGVAIRGTVINTAGDPVTKGLIIWHDEPYYGSTIHEVEIDNKGHFETIPLPPGKHPITVVAPGFMPVRQIVNATKAMEPLSFEMKPGKRLTLKIVDSNGKPVPKARISLGKWRGVESLYNHRHPNVLNSRIPVHSDEKGVYVWDWAPDDAVTYEIYAKKLASKTVTLVATEAEHVIKLAPPLIASGKVTDAETGKPIKEFRAVPVIVFRPQFLSTSFNRSVPGENGIYEIELNDGMYDRRHQIRIDADGYRSAMSENSFALGDSRVTQNFSLEPAKAHEGLVLDKDGKPVPSAVVVQGTPSIVPHINNNKLEWSGQQIKTSKAGRFQLAATFEPIRVRVIHDIGFAEVLRKPNEKIGTIQLQPWAKVSGRLFQDGKPVSDQWIYFRPVRDGKLGEPRFQDSYSALTDADGGFEFKRLPPIAGSIQAYLGPWRDSPLTSSQAIPLDLQPGENKRLTLGGKGTTVTGKVVATGRGEAALNKNWSLNYLIRRDGGIKLPRDFPILSFNPNGPAQASWFLDPNRYDWLRTRPYYFVKLAPDGQLHISGVPPGVYDLVLRLYEQPAGCLVETVGEKVITINVTSSDIASGKKDIGNIEVACRVGPRVGANMQIYKFTDTTGRENSIKDMEGRYVLMHVWASWCVPCLKTMPDIQATIDHLSDKPITLVGLNIDKDSSKAKTLVEQGGWNWSQNYLGDESDMARQLAISSVPTYFLIGPDGLLVASDTKWLGMKEKLSAVLKK, from the coding sequence ATGAATCACGGTCTCTTCCTAACGACTGGTGATGACTTTTCTCTTTTTGGATTCACCGATGGTATGGCTTCATTTCTGCTGATCGGTTTGTCTATCAAGTGTTTTGTCTTACTCATGGCAACGCTGGTCATTGCACACCTGATGAAAACACGATCCGCAGCGGTACTCCATCGACTATGGACGTTGGCATTTTGCGGATGCCTTGTGATCCCCATCATCACTGTTTTTTCACCCTCATGGTCATTAGCCATTCTGCCGCGTTCCTGGGGTGCTCAGTTGAATTATGATGGAACCGCGACCAGCAGCAACACCGCCAATTCGAATCGTATCGTAAATCCAACCAGTGGAGATACCACTGTGCTGTCTGATGAACCGATGAATCCGCACAATTTTCAAATTCCTCATGCTGCACCAACTCCATCGGAGTGGGAACCGGTTCGTCCACAGGAGGCCGTAATTTCAACCGAATTGCAAAACAAAAATCGTCCCACCACGGTAAATGAATCTGGCACGTTTGTAATTTCCTGGAATCTAGTCATGATCCTCGTTTGGGTTAGCGGTATTTTTTTCTGTCTGTTGAGAACTGCCTGGTTTCAATGGTTACTGGCGCGTACCCTGCGTCGTAGCACTCTGGTTGACAAGCAAGAGTGGGCACGCGCCGCGGCCGACGCTGCGCAGTCTCTCGGCTTCCACCGAAGTATTGAACTACGAAGACTCGACGTTACACAATCACCAATGGTGACTGGCATCTTTCGCACGATTGTTTTACTGCCAAAAGATGCCGTTCTTTGGAACTCGGCGCGTTGCCGACTTGTTTTGTTACATGAATTAGCACACGCGAAAAGACATGACATACTGACTCAATCCATCGCGGGTGTTGTCTGTACCCTGTTCTGGTTTAACCCCATTTGCTGGATTGGCCTGCTTCAAATGCGTAAGCTCCAGGAGCTGGCCTGCGATGATCTTGTGCTTGCCAGTGGACAGCGACCAACAGACTATGCCGATGTTTTGTTAGATGTCGCAAGATCTTATCAGCATCAAAATCAAAATTACACTACGGCCATTGGAATGTCACATCGTGCTCATGTAGAACATCGCATCTTGGCACTCCTTGATCTTGCGCGCAGTCACATTTCACTTTCACCAAAGGCAGCGCGAAGACTTTTGGTAGCGGCAATGGTCGTTGTTGCGATCATTGGATCAATGCGCCTGCGATCTCAGGATGAACCATCACAGAATCCCCTCGTCGTGGACAACGAAACGTCAACCGAAGTGGCAGAGATACCCAAAGTCGAACCAGACAACTCAAAGTCAGCTGTAGACAAAGCCGCTCCACAAGAGAGCACGAACGATGAAACCCGCACAATGACCATTTCGATTCGTGACGAAAATGGCAAACCACTTAAAGGCGCCAAGTTACACAGGTCTCTCTGGTATCTCGATGATTACAAGGGGGAACGTTCACCCAACTCAGACCATGTTACGAGTTCTGACGGTCTCGTGACTCTCAAAATTCCACGCCGGCTGCATATCCTTCGACTGTGGGCTAGTAAGCCAGGATACGTCTCAGAATTTGTCAATTTTGCCCAGGGCACTCACGACCAAGGCAAGCGGATACCAGAGCAATTTAAATTTCAACTGGCACGTGGAACCAAATTGAGTGGCACTGTTGTTGATAAGAATAATCAGCCTATACCCAATGTGGTCGTCGACGTCAAAGTAACATCTCCCGAACCCTTGTGGACGGTAAACCCCAAATCCATCATCAGTTCATATCTGACTGACAACGATTCTAAACAGACAACGGTGATCACAAATAAAATGGGAAAATGGAGCATTAAAAATGCACCAGCAAAACCCGCCGGTGAAGACTATCAATTCCGCCTCAAATTCACACATCAAGATTACATTAGTGATTCAGAATGGGGAGAATTGCAGGACCAGCAAAAATTGACCACACCATTACTGCGAGACGGAAGTGGCAAAATCGTACTCTCTCCTGGTGTTGCGATTCGTGGTACTGTCATCAACACCGCCGGTGACCCTGTGACAAAGGGATTAATTATCTGGCACGACGAGCCCTACTATGGCTCTACAATTCACGAAGTTGAGATCGACAACAAGGGACATTTCGAAACCATCCCGCTCCCACCAGGAAAACATCCCATCACAGTCGTCGCTCCGGGATTTATGCCAGTACGCCAAATCGTCAATGCCACCAAAGCGATGGAACCACTCTCTTTCGAAATGAAGCCTGGAAAACGCCTTACCCTGAAGATCGTGGACTCCAACGGAAAACCCGTTCCCAAGGCCAGGATCAGCCTGGGGAAGTGGCGCGGTGTAGAATCGCTTTATAATCACCGACACCCCAATGTTCTCAATTCTCGGATACCCGTCCATTCTGATGAGAAGGGTGTGTATGTGTGGGACTGGGCTCCCGACGATGCTGTAACTTATGAGATTTATGCCAAGAAACTTGCTTCAAAAACTGTGACACTAGTTGCTACGGAAGCAGAACATGTTATCAAACTCGCTCCGCCCCTGATCGCTTCCGGTAAAGTCACAGACGCTGAAACTGGAAAACCAATCAAAGAATTTCGAGCTGTTCCTGTAATCGTGTTCCGTCCCCAATTTTTATCTACCTCGTTTAATCGCTCTGTTCCAGGTGAAAATGGCATTTATGAAATCGAGCTGAATGATGGTATGTATGATCGTCGACACCAAATTCGAATTGATGCCGACGGTTATCGTTCGGCGATGAGTGAAAACTCGTTCGCCCTGGGAGATAGTCGCGTTACACAAAACTTTTCTCTGGAACCAGCTAAAGCACATGAAGGCCTTGTTCTAGACAAGGATGGAAAACCCGTACCCTCTGCGGTCGTGGTCCAAGGCACACCTAGCATCGTACCTCACATAAACAACAACAAGCTCGAATGGAGTGGACAACAAATCAAGACATCAAAAGCGGGACGATTTCAACTGGCGGCTACATTCGAACCGATCCGCGTTCGCGTCATTCACGACATTGGTTTCGCTGAAGTGCTTCGAAAACCAAATGAAAAAATAGGCACGATTCAGTTGCAACCCTGGGCCAAAGTTTCGGGCAGGTTATTCCAAGATGGAAAACCCGTCTCAGACCAATGGATCTATTTTCGTCCAGTGCGGGATGGAAAGCTGGGGGAACCCCGATTCCAGGATTCCTATAGTGCTCTTACAGATGCAGACGGTGGGTTTGAATTCAAACGTCTACCCCCAATCGCGGGAAGCATCCAAGCATATCTCGGCCCCTGGCGAGATTCGCCATTAACATCGAGTCAGGCAATTCCTCTCGATCTACAACCGGGCGAAAATAAAAGGCTCACTCTAGGTGGAAAGGGAACTACCGTCACAGGCAAAGTTGTAGCGACAGGCCGTGGCGAAGCAGCTCTGAATAAGAACTGGTCACTTAATTATCTGATTCGACGTGATGGTGGTATCAAACTGCCAAGAGATTTTCCGATTCTCAGTTTTAACCCAAATGGCCCTGCCCAGGCATCCTGGTTCCTGGATCCAAATCGTTATGATTGGTTGAGAACTCGGCCCTATTACTTCGTAAAGCTGGCACCTGATGGCCAACTTCATATCAGCGGAGTGCCCCCTGGCGTTTACGATCTTGTGCTGAGGTTATATGAACAACCTGCGGGGTGCCTTGTTGAAACGGTTGGAGAAAAGGTTATCACGATCAACGTGACTTCATCCGATATTGCTTCGGGAAAGAAAGATATTGGAAATATTGAAGTGGCCTGCCGGGTCGGCCCACGGGTAGGTGCGAACATGCAGATCTATAAATTCACAGACACAACGGGGCGCGAGAATTCTATCAAAGATATGGAAGGACGCTATGTCTTGATGCATGTCTGGGCAAGTTGGTGCGTTCCCTGTCTCAAGACGATGCCAGATATTCAAGCAACCATAGACCACCTCTCAGATAAGCCGATTACACTCGTAGGATTGAATATCGACAAAGATTCTTCTAAAGCAAAGACCCTCGTAGAGCAAGGTGGTTGGAACTGGTCGCAAAACTACCTTGGTGACGAGTCTGACATGGCACGCCAACTGGCGATCAGCTCGGTCCCCACGTATTTCCTTATCGGCCCTGATGGTCTGCTTGTCGCTTCGGATACAAAATGGCTGGGCATGAAAGAAAAGTTGAGTGCCGTACTCAAAAAATAG
- a CDS encoding BlaI/MecI/CopY family transcriptional regulator, giving the protein MEKKRKRELAAREQQIMDVLYQLEKASVAEVREKLTDPPSYSAVRTMIGQLERKGFVHRDRSGVKHIYSPVKSKRTASRSALRSVMETFFPKSPGNALAALIDDSAKTLTEEDLDRLEQAIKRARKEGR; this is encoded by the coding sequence ATGGAAAAGAAGAGAAAACGCGAATTGGCAGCACGCGAACAACAAATCATGGATGTTTTATATCAACTCGAAAAGGCATCTGTGGCTGAAGTACGCGAAAAACTGACAGACCCTCCAAGCTATTCAGCCGTCAGAACCATGATCGGGCAACTTGAACGCAAAGGCTTCGTACACCGTGATCGCAGTGGTGTGAAGCACATCTATTCTCCTGTAAAGTCCAAGCGCACAGCCAGCCGTTCTGCACTACGGAGTGTGATGGAAACATTCTTTCCGAAGTCGCCCGGCAATGCCTTAGCGGCACTCATTGATGATTCGGCTAAAACTCTGACTGAAGAAGACCTGGATCGATTAGAGCAGGCCATTAAACGCGCCCGTAAAGAAGGCAGATAA
- a CDS encoding DUF1559 domain-containing protein, protein MLRRNQRSNGFTLIELLVVIAIIAILIALLLPAVQQAREAARRSSCKNNLKQIGIAMHNYHDVHNTLPPGYLDNDPIADTENRNLLGWGTFILPFIEQSALYNSIGEVGGFDVNWTSITEMTTASATVPTPYAKVILKSFICPSDPMGGINTDVLNYGKSNYTGVAGNTYRTSAAGVKPTGTFYDNSSVRFRDIRDGLSNTIIIGERSTEGTKNGTIWIGNYSNGAYYTQNAITSPTSAYYGINGSAGSWNFTSSHTGGAHFLLGDGSVRFISENIFLGTYGDLGYIADGDVIPEF, encoded by the coding sequence GTGCTGCGAAGAAACCAAAGGTCTAACGGATTTACCCTGATTGAATTATTAGTTGTGATTGCGATTATCGCGATCTTGATTGCATTGTTGCTTCCGGCCGTTCAACAGGCGCGAGAAGCCGCTCGTCGCAGTTCCTGTAAGAACAATTTGAAACAGATAGGTATTGCGATGCACAACTATCACGATGTGCATAACACATTGCCTCCCGGTTATTTGGATAATGATCCCATTGCCGACACAGAAAATCGTAATCTGCTGGGCTGGGGAACGTTCATATTACCATTCATCGAACAGTCGGCTCTGTACAATTCAATTGGGGAAGTGGGTGGTTTCGATGTCAACTGGACCTCGATTACAGAGATGACCACTGCCAGTGCCACTGTACCCACACCCTATGCCAAAGTGATTCTCAAGTCGTTCATTTGTCCCTCGGATCCGATGGGGGGTATTAATACCGATGTATTAAATTATGGAAAATCCAACTACACCGGTGTGGCCGGCAATACGTATCGAACCTCTGCCGCAGGTGTGAAACCGACAGGAACTTTTTATGACAACTCGAGTGTCCGTTTTCGTGATATCAGAGATGGTTTAAGTAACACGATCATCATCGGTGAACGGAGCACAGAGGGAACAAAAAACGGCACCATCTGGATTGGCAATTATTCTAATGGCGCCTATTACACACAAAACGCGATTACATCACCGACGAGTGCCTACTATGGCATCAATGGGAGTGCAGGTTCCTGGAACTTTACCAGCTCGCATACAGGTGGGGCACACTTTCTCTTGGGAGATGGATCAGTTCGATTCATCAGCGAAAACATTTTTCTGGGTACCTATGGCGATCTTGGTTATATCGCTGATGGTGATGTAATCCCGGAATTTTAA